Sequence from the Pseudomonas sp. 7SR1 genome:
GCCAAAAAAAAGCCGCTTGATCGAGCGGCTTTTTTTTGGCGTTGAATCAGTCCTGGGCGATGGCGTTTTTCGCCAGGATCGCGTTGGCCAGTTCCATGTCGCTGGCCTGCAGGCCAGGGTTGTCGGCACGGACTTTCTGCATGGCCGCTTCCAGGTATGGGCCGCGGATGTTGCCGTCACTGGCGACGAAGCTGCCGGCGTCGTCCTGGGCGGCGACGATCAGCTTGTTGTCCTTGAACGTCAGGTAGGTGGAACCGGTGGTCGCACCGGATGAAATGACGTTACGCCAAAACGTGTCGGCCATCGCCGAGCCAACAGGAAGAGACAGCAAGGCCAGGGTCGCGACAGCAAGTTTGAGACGCATGATAGGTGACTCCACAGGGTTAACTATGACTTTGGATTACCTGCGCCTCGATTCAGTTCCGTGACTGCCTGGTCAGGTGTCGCCGAACTCATTTCTGTTCGCTTTGCGGCGTCACCCGGAGCACTTCCTCCACGGTCGTCAGCCCGGCGGCGACCTTCTGGGCGCCGGACAGTCGCAAGCTGCGCATGCCTTCCTTGAAGGCCTGGCGACGCACCGCCAGCAGGTCGGTGTCGGCGTGGATGAGCCCCTTGATGCTGTCGCTCAATTGAAGAATTTCATACACCCCGGCGCGCCCGCGATAGCCGGTGTCGCGACACTCCAGGCAGCCGACGGCCTGCTGGGCGTTGCTGGGCAGCGGGGCTTGCCAGGGGCGCGTCAGGGTTTGCCAGTCGTCCTCGTCCAGGGCCAGGGGGGCCTTGCAATGGGGACACAACGTGCGCACCAGGCGCTGGGCCATGACCCCCAGTACCGTGGCCTTGATGAGGTAATGGGGCACGCCGAGTTCCAGCAGGCGGCTGATGGCGCTGGGGGCGTCGTTGGTGTGCAACGTCGAGAGCACGAGGTGTCCGGTGAGCGCGGCCTGGATCGCCATCTCGGCGGTTTCCAGGTCGCGGATCTCGCCGATCATGATGATGTCCGGGTCCTGGCGCATCAGCGCCCGGACTCCGGCGGCGAAGCTCAGGTCGATGTTGTGCTGCACCTGCATCTGGTTGAAGGAGGCCTCGACCATTTCGATCGGATCCTCGATGGTGCAGAGATTCACCTCCGGTGTCGCCAGCTTCTTGAGGGTGGTGTAGAGGGTAGTGGTCTTGCCGGACCCGGTGGGGCCGGTCACCAGGACGATGCCGTTGGGCTGGCGGGTCATGTCCTGCCAGCGCCGCAGGTCATCGGCGGAAAAGCCGAGCTGGTCGAAGTCCTTGAGCAGCACTTCCGGGTCGAAGATCCGCATGACCATCTTTTCGCCGAAGGCCGTGGGCAGTGTCGACAGGCGCAATTCCACCTCGCCGCCGTCCGGGGTCTTGGTCTTGACCCGGCCGTCCTGGGGCTTGCGCTTTTCCGCGACGTTCATTCGCCCCAGGTTCTTGAGGCGACTGATGATCGCCATCGTCACCTGCGGCGGGAACTGGTAGACGGTGTGCAGCACCCCGTCGATGCGAAACCGCACCGTCCCCTGTTCGCGACGTGGTTCGATGTGGATATCGCTGGCACGTTGCTGGAAGGCGTACTGGAACAGCCAGTCGACGATATTGACGATGTGCGCGTCGTTGGCGTCCGGCTCCTGGTCGCTGGCGCCAAGGTTGAGCAGTTGCTCGAAGTTGCTCAGGTTGCTCGGTTGCTGGTCGGTCGTGCTGGCACCGCTGACCGATTTGGCGAGGCGGTAGAACTCCACGCTCAGGCGCTGGATATCCACGGGGTTGGCCACCACTCGCTTGATCGGCAGCTTGAGGACGTGGGTCAGGTCCGATTCCCAGCTCCTGACGTACGGCTGGGCGCTGGCGACGGTGACCGCGTCGCGATCGACCGCCACCGCCAGGATCTTGTGGCGCTGGGCGAAGGCGTAGGACATCAGGGGCGTGACGGCCGCGACGTTGATCTTCAGCGGGTCGATGCGCAGGTAGGGTTGGCCGGCCTGCTGGGACAGCCACAGGGTCAGGCTTTCCAGGTCGAGTCGCTTGCCTGGGCGGCTCAGGTCGTCCAGGTGCTGGTTGGCGATGAACTCCAGCGGATGCAACTGGGCATTGGCACCGTGGCGCCGCCGGGCGTTGAGCGCGGTCTCGGCCGAGTCCTGGCTGATGAAGCCCTGGGCGACCAGTTGGCGCAGCAGATCGTTGAGGTCCAGCCAGCGGTCCTGAGTGGCGTGTTTGGTGGACATGCGGGTTTCCTATTGGACAAATTCAGCAAAGCCGCGATGTAGACGCTTCGGCGCCTTCCCGGTCTGCAAAAGGATAGTCCCGACCCCATGCACCGTTGGGCCACTATTCGACCAATGCGTTTCAATTTCCTGCTCCGGCGTTCTTCAGCCGCTGGCCTGGACCGGTTCGACCCATGTTTCGTCGATGTTTTGCAGGTCCACCGAGCACACGCTGATCAGGTTGCGCAATTTTTCCGCGATGACCTGGGCACGGTGCCAGCTCAGTCCATCCATCAAGACCTCCATGCTCAGCAGATCATCCTCGCGT
This genomic interval carries:
- a CDS encoding DUF2388 domain-containing protein produces the protein MMRLKLAVATLALLSLPVGSAMADTFWRNVISSGATTGSTYLTFKDNKLIVAAQDDAGSFVASDGNIRGPYLEAAMQKVRADNPGLQASDMELANAILAKNAIAQD
- a CDS encoding GspE/PulE family protein, coding for MSTKHATQDRWLDLNDLLRQLVAQGFISQDSAETALNARRRHGANAQLHPLEFIANQHLDDLSRPGKRLDLESLTLWLSQQAGQPYLRIDPLKINVAAVTPLMSYAFAQRHKILAVAVDRDAVTVASAQPYVRSWESDLTHVLKLPIKRVVANPVDIQRLSVEFYRLAKSVSGASTTDQQPSNLSNFEQLLNLGASDQEPDANDAHIVNIVDWLFQYAFQQRASDIHIEPRREQGTVRFRIDGVLHTVYQFPPQVTMAIISRLKNLGRMNVAEKRKPQDGRVKTKTPDGGEVELRLSTLPTAFGEKMVMRIFDPEVLLKDFDQLGFSADDLRRWQDMTRQPNGIVLVTGPTGSGKTTTLYTTLKKLATPEVNLCTIEDPIEMVEASFNQMQVQHNIDLSFAAGVRALMRQDPDIIMIGEIRDLETAEMAIQAALTGHLVLSTLHTNDAPSAISRLLELGVPHYLIKATVLGVMAQRLVRTLCPHCKAPLALDEDDWQTLTRPWQAPLPSNAQQAVGCLECRDTGYRGRAGVYEILQLSDSIKGLIHADTDLLAVRRQAFKEGMRSLRLSGAQKVAAGLTTVEEVLRVTPQSEQK